A segment of the Candidatus Deferrimicrobium sp. genome:
ACTTCGGCCTCGACGGCGGGCGGGAGCATACCCTCGAGGAGATCGGCGGGATGCTGGGCGTCACCCGTGAGCGGGTCCGGCAGCTGCGCGACCGCGCCCTCAAGCGGCTGCGCGAGGGCGATGTGGGGCGGGCGCTGGCGAGCTTCGCGGCGTAGGCCGTTGGCCGTTGGCCGTTAGCCTTTGGCTCGTCCTCAACCAACGACCCCCAGTGCCAGATGGCACCGAGTGTCGTTTTGCATGGAAGGAGCTAACGGCTAAC
Coding sequences within it:
- a CDS encoding sigma-70 family RNA polymerase sigma factor; protein product: MESALATLPPRDAKVLRLYFGLDGGREHTLEEIGGMLGVTRERVRQLRDRALKRLREGDVGRALASFAA